The following proteins are encoded in a genomic region of Maribacter hydrothermalis:
- the meaB gene encoding methylmalonyl Co-A mutase-associated GTPase MeaB: MKLANLSTSAILEGIYTNNVAIVSKAITIIESTKLEHRSLANEIIEGCISKKHDTLRIGITGVPGAGKSTFIEQFGGLLTNLEKKVAVLTVDPTSSRTKGSILGDKTRMQELVKNPNVYIRPSASGTSLGGVARKTRESIVILEAARFDIILIETVGVGQSETAVHDMVDFFLLLKLAGAGDELQGIKRGIIEMADTIVINKADGKNIQNASQAKMEFSRALHMFPPKENGWTPKVLTCSALENKGLNEIWQLISNYNDTMKQNGFFFKNRQQQNENWLIQYVEQELLAKFYQNPKIKELLPILKSEVIKGNTSPFKAAEKILRLFQIN; the protein is encoded by the coding sequence ATGAAATTAGCCAATCTAAGTACATCAGCTATACTTGAAGGTATTTACACAAACAATGTAGCAATTGTAAGTAAGGCTATTACTATTATTGAAAGTACAAAACTAGAACACCGTAGTTTGGCCAATGAAATAATTGAAGGCTGTATTTCAAAAAAACATGATACTTTAAGAATAGGCATAACTGGCGTACCCGGTGCAGGTAAAAGTACGTTTATCGAGCAATTTGGTGGCCTGTTAACCAATTTAGAAAAAAAAGTAGCGGTATTAACCGTAGACCCTACTAGCAGCAGAACAAAAGGAAGTATTCTTGGAGATAAAACGAGAATGCAAGAACTGGTAAAAAACCCAAATGTTTACATTAGGCCTTCTGCATCAGGCACCTCTCTTGGAGGTGTAGCCAGAAAAACACGCGAAAGTATTGTAATTTTAGAAGCTGCCAGGTTTGACATCATACTAATAGAGACTGTTGGCGTAGGACAAAGTGAAACTGCCGTACATGATATGGTCGATTTTTTTTTACTCTTAAAACTAGCCGGTGCCGGCGACGAATTACAAGGAATAAAGCGAGGTATAATTGAGATGGCAGATACAATTGTAATAAATAAAGCAGACGGAAAAAACATACAAAATGCATCCCAGGCAAAAATGGAATTTAGTAGAGCTTTACACATGTTTCCGCCAAAAGAAAATGGCTGGACTCCTAAAGTTTTAACTTGTTCCGCACTTGAAAACAAAGGTTTGAATGAAATTTGGCAATTAATATCCAATTATAATGACACCATGAAGCAAAACGGTTTTTTCTTTAAAAACCGACAACAACAAAACGAAAACTGGCTAATACAATACGTAGAACAAGAACTTTTAGCTAAATTTTATCAAAATCCAAAGATTAAAGAATTACTTCCTATTCTAAAATCTGAAGTAATTAAAGGAAATACCTCTCCTTTTAAAGCAGCTGAAAAAATATTAAGGTTATTTCAAATTAATTAA
- a CDS encoding DUF2911 domain-containing protein produces the protein MKVLKRIIITIVVLVSLVYFVAIPYIHSEAKKFSPTKSDILKLDKNELEINYSSPSKKGRTIFGDLVPYGKIWRTGANEPTTFTTTQSLKIIDKELPAGKYSLWTIPNKESWKVIFNTKIPNWGVTRVDGNQTTHESKYDYVTVEVPVTKLDEAVENLSITFEDDEKNNTSQNFLSLTWDTTKIMVPIYK, from the coding sequence ATGAAGGTTTTAAAAAGAATTATTATTACAATTGTAGTTCTCGTTTCCCTCGTTTATTTTGTTGCTATACCCTATATACATAGTGAGGCAAAAAAATTCAGTCCAACAAAATCAGATATTCTTAAACTTGATAAAAACGAACTGGAGATAAATTATTCTAGCCCCTCAAAAAAAGGGAGAACTATTTTTGGTGACCTTGTACCGTATGGGAAAATTTGGCGTACGGGCGCAAATGAACCAACCACCTTTACTACCACCCAATCTTTAAAAATAATTGATAAAGAATTACCCGCAGGAAAATATTCTTTATGGACTATACCAAACAAAGAAAGCTGGAAGGTGATTTTTAACACTAAAATACCTAATTGGGGAGTTACCCGTGTAGATGGTAACCAAACTACACATGAAAGTAAATATGATTATGTTACTGTGGAAGTGCCTGTTACTAAGTTAGATGAAGCAGTTGAAAATTTATCAATAACTTTTGAAGATGATGAAAAAAATAATACGTCACAAAATTTCTTAAGTTTGACATGGGATACTACCAAAATTATGGTTCCCATTTACAAATAG
- a CDS encoding aldose epimerase family protein: MKQVTISNKYITLMVLDYGATIQKLLVKGKDDNYTNVVVGYNHPSRYRLDEHVLGASVGRYAGRISKGGFNLDRVKYHLYEEDGVHLHGGKEGFHQKFWTIDEVNTENNPFIKLSYLSKHLEEGYPGNLTVSVTYRLMDNALQVIYEGVTDRSTVINLTNHSYFKLDARPYIDECELQLNCPYRLETNENLLPTGDIIPVRKSEYDFLIPRKIGVKRLNTIFIKDLGNEKVAELHSKTSGINMKVYTNQPAVVVYMPTDFPGICFENQNYPDAPNQPDFPKSVLRPGDIYNNISIFKFEIDK, translated from the coding sequence TTGAAACAAGTTACAATTTCCAATAAGTATATAACCCTAATGGTGCTAGATTATGGCGCTACGATACAAAAACTACTTGTAAAGGGTAAAGATGATAACTATACCAATGTTGTGGTTGGCTATAACCATCCCAGTAGATATCGGTTAGATGAACATGTATTAGGCGCTAGTGTTGGCCGTTATGCGGGTCGTATTTCTAAAGGTGGTTTTAATTTAGACCGAGTTAAGTATCATTTATATGAAGAAGATGGTGTTCATTTACATGGTGGCAAAGAAGGCTTTCATCAAAAATTTTGGACGATAGATGAAGTAAACACAGAAAACAATCCTTTTATAAAGCTATCGTATCTTAGTAAGCACTTAGAAGAAGGTTATCCCGGAAATTTAACGGTTAGCGTTACCTATAGATTAATGGATAACGCCTTACAGGTTATTTATGAAGGGGTAACAGACAGAAGTACTGTAATTAACCTTACCAATCACTCGTATTTTAAACTAGACGCTAGACCATATATAGATGAATGTGAATTACAATTAAACTGCCCATATAGACTTGAAACCAATGAAAATCTACTACCGACCGGTGACATCATCCCCGTTAGAAAGTCAGAATACGATTTTCTTATACCACGTAAAATAGGCGTAAAAAGATTAAACACTATTTTTATTAAAGATTTAGGAAATGAAAAAGTGGCAGAATTACATTCCAAAACTTCGGGCATAAATATGAAAGTTTACACCAACCAACCTGCAGTTGTAGTTTATATGCCAACAGATTTTCCCGGAATATGTTTTGAAAATCAGAACTACCCCGATGCCCCTAATCAACCAGATTTTCCTAAAAGTGTCTTAAGACCTGGAGATATCTACAACAACATATCTATCTTTAAATTTGAAATAGATAAATAA
- a CDS encoding RNA polymerase sigma factor, with protein MFQSNVVEKCKQNDRSAQMQLYRKYCDGMFIVAMRFVKNSDDAEDILQESFIKAFQKLHQFKGDVTFGAWLKRIVINKSIDFLKAKKDKIVPLDESYMQVVQEDDNWNVPSVISLEQVRSAIDDLQDKYRYVVLMYLVEGYDHQEISEVLNISESACRTRLLRGKGHLKELLKEKHYGTGS; from the coding sequence ATGTTTCAAAGCAATGTCGTAGAGAAATGTAAACAGAATGATAGATCCGCACAGATGCAACTGTACAGGAAATATTGTGATGGCATGTTTATAGTTGCTATGAGATTTGTAAAGAATAGTGATGATGCGGAAGATATTTTGCAAGAATCATTTATTAAGGCTTTTCAAAAACTTCATCAATTTAAAGGGGATGTTACTTTTGGAGCTTGGCTAAAGCGTATTGTTATAAATAAGAGTATTGATTTTTTAAAGGCGAAAAAAGATAAAATTGTGCCTTTGGATGAAAGTTATATGCAAGTGGTTCAGGAAGATGATAATTGGAATGTACCGTCTGTAATTAGCTTAGAACAAGTGAGAAGCGCAATAGATGATTTACAGGATAAATACAGGTATGTGGTACTAATGTATTTGGTGGAAGGTTATGACCACCAAGAAATATCTGAAGTTTTGAATATTTCGGAATCGGCCTGTAGAACACGATTATTACGAGGAAAAGGACATTTAAAAGAACTATTAAAAGAAAAGCACTATGGAACAGGATCTTAG
- a CDS encoding sugar-binding protein, whose translation MKWTIYLLTLVSLVSCTEIKTKKNSHITPVSFIEEVPTLDGRPIENFWNLLEWHPIDQNWIGGPFDHDDFNGKYKIAWNRDGLYLLLEIVDDTLYKKSKDPLKLWWNDDCVIVYLDEDNSGGLHQFNHNAFTYHVALDGNVADLGNDKNPKLYNDHIKSVHETEDKTTYWEMFIKVYPDTFLDDSEIKPVVLTKNKKLGFALAYADNDTSTERENLIGSVFISGENKNNGWIDASVFGTLELVE comes from the coding sequence ATGAAATGGACTATATATCTTCTTACGTTAGTATCATTAGTTTCATGTACTGAAATAAAAACTAAGAAAAATTCTCATATTACACCAGTTTCTTTTATAGAAGAAGTGCCGACACTAGACGGCAGACCTATAGAAAATTTCTGGAATCTTTTAGAATGGCATCCAATTGACCAAAATTGGATAGGCGGTCCTTTTGACCATGATGATTTTAACGGTAAATATAAAATTGCTTGGAACAGGGATGGACTCTATTTACTATTAGAAATTGTAGACGACACTTTATATAAAAAGTCTAAAGATCCTTTAAAATTATGGTGGAACGATGATTGCGTTATTGTTTACTTGGATGAAGATAACTCCGGAGGTCTTCACCAATTTAATCATAATGCATTTACATACCATGTGGCGTTAGATGGCAATGTTGCTGACTTAGGTAATGATAAAAACCCAAAATTATATAATGACCATATTAAATCTGTGCATGAAACCGAGGATAAAACTACCTATTGGGAAATGTTTATAAAGGTTTATCCCGACACCTTTTTAGATGATTCTGAAATTAAACCTGTTGTTCTAACAAAGAATAAAAAATTAGGTTTTGCTTTGGCGTATGCTGACAACGATACTAGTACAGAACGCGAGAACTTAATTGGTTCTGTTTTTATTTCCGGAGAGAATAAGAATAATGGTTGGATAGATGCAAGTGTTTTTGGAACACTTGAATTGGTTGAATAA
- a CDS encoding Gfo/Idh/MocA family oxidoreductase has protein sequence MTTRRNFIKKTSAGTAAVTLGGLVFPSSSYANILGANDHINCAIIGVRSRAKAHVMAIHKDNNAKIIYSCDVDDIILKEHNEWCQENIGYIPKTEKDFRKVLEDKDVDAVFIATPEHWHAPMAILALQAGKHVYVEKPCSHNPYENDLLVEAQKKYGKKVQMGNQQRSANTSISAIKDIKEGIIGEVYKGEAYYTNNRGSIGKGNVVDVPNTLDWDLWQGPAPREDYKDNIHPYNWHWFRTWGTGEVHNNGTHEIDICRWALGVDLPETVTSFGGKYTFQDDWEFVDNQQVTYTFANNKFLTWTGHSRGQLKPTRPGRGSTIYGSKGSIMLDRNFYQLYDLDGNLLKEELEGAVSATTNTRGEGQLDVNHIGNFFAGIREDKSLNADIKDASISTMLCHLGNMAQDAGETLKIDINTGKVLNNEKAMEAWKRTYAKGWEPTL, from the coding sequence ATGACTACTAGAAGAAATTTTATAAAAAAAACCTCAGCAGGTACTGCCGCAGTGACATTAGGCGGGCTTGTATTTCCTAGCAGCTCATACGCTAACATTCTTGGCGCTAATGACCATATTAATTGTGCTATAATTGGGGTAAGAAGTAGGGCAAAAGCACATGTAATGGCTATTCATAAAGATAATAATGCCAAAATAATTTATTCTTGCGATGTTGATGATATCATTTTGAAAGAGCATAATGAGTGGTGTCAGGAAAACATTGGCTACATACCTAAAACAGAGAAAGATTTTAGAAAGGTTCTTGAAGATAAAGATGTCGATGCGGTTTTTATTGCCACACCAGAACACTGGCATGCACCAATGGCCATACTAGCATTACAAGCAGGTAAGCATGTTTATGTTGAAAAACCTTGTAGCCATAATCCTTATGAAAATGATTTATTGGTTGAAGCTCAAAAGAAATATGGCAAAAAGGTACAAATGGGAAACCAACAACGATCTGCAAATACTTCTATAAGTGCAATTAAGGATATTAAAGAAGGTATTATTGGTGAAGTCTACAAAGGCGAGGCATACTATACGAACAACAGAGGGTCAATAGGAAAAGGAAATGTCGTAGATGTACCCAATACTTTAGATTGGGATTTGTGGCAAGGACCGGCGCCGAGAGAAGATTACAAAGATAATATTCACCCGTACAATTGGCACTGGTTTAGAACTTGGGGTACCGGTGAAGTTCATAATAACGGCACTCATGAAATAGACATTTGCCGTTGGGCTTTAGGTGTAGATTTGCCAGAAACTGTTACCTCGTTTGGAGGGAAGTATACTTTTCAAGATGATTGGGAATTTGTAGACAACCAGCAAGTAACCTATACTTTTGCCAATAATAAATTTTTAACGTGGACAGGACATAGTAGAGGCCAGTTAAAACCAACGCGGCCAGGTCGTGGAAGTACTATTTACGGAAGTAAGGGCAGCATTATGTTAGACCGTAATTTTTATCAACTTTACGATTTAGATGGAAATCTTTTAAAAGAAGAGCTCGAGGGTGCTGTAAGTGCAACCACTAATACCCGTGGCGAAGGACAACTAGATGTCAACCATATAGGTAATTTCTTTGCAGGCATTCGAGAAGATAAGAGCCTTAATGCTGACATTAAAGATGCAAGTATATCTACAATGCTATGTCATTTAGGAAATATGGCTCAAGATGCAGGAGAGACCTTAAAAATTGATATAAACACAGGAAAAGTACTCAATAACGAAAAAGCAATGGAGGCTTGGAAACGAACCTATGCCAAAGGGTGGGAGCCTACACTTTAA
- a CDS encoding 3-keto-disaccharide hydrolase, with protein MKLKINHLLCIVVLTTIYSCKQEPKDDTPWISLFDGKSLNGWTQLGGEATYTVNDNTIKGTTVHNTPNSFMTSEKMYGDFILELDYKVDPSMNSGIQIRSNSLPHYLDGRVHGYQIEIDPSDRAWSAGIYDEARRGWLNPMTDNPEAQKAFKQNDWNHYRIEAIGDTLKTWINDVPAAYLIDDKTDKGFIALQVHSISDEQKDGTDIIWKNIKILTEDLSKFSRKSPLKPIITKNNLGVDEAKNGWKMLWDGETTNGWRGARLDEFPDNGWEINDGILTVLSSGGEESAAGGDIVTKEVFGDFELMLDFKITEGANSGIKYYVDTDINKGPGSSIGLEYQILDDEKHPDAKLGSHEGSRTVSSLYDLIQANVNKPINAIGEWNTAHIVSKNNHVEHWLNGMKVLEYERSSDDYRKLVSESKYAKWPNFGEAEKGHILLQDHGDEVSFKNIKIKSITKE; from the coding sequence ATGAAACTGAAAATCAACCATTTATTATGTATAGTAGTATTAACAACAATCTACAGCTGCAAACAAGAACCAAAAGATGACACACCATGGATATCACTTTTTGATGGTAAATCGTTAAATGGATGGACACAATTAGGGGGGGAAGCTACATATACTGTAAATGATAATACAATAAAAGGTACGACTGTACACAATACCCCAAATTCTTTTATGACATCCGAGAAAATGTACGGTGACTTTATTTTAGAATTAGATTACAAAGTAGACCCTAGTATGAATTCTGGAATACAGATTAGAAGTAATAGTTTGCCACATTATTTAGATGGTAGAGTTCATGGATATCAAATAGAAATAGACCCATCTGATAGAGCATGGAGTGCGGGAATTTATGATGAGGCTAGAAGAGGGTGGTTAAACCCAATGACAGATAATCCTGAAGCTCAAAAAGCATTTAAACAAAACGACTGGAACCATTATAGAATTGAGGCTATTGGAGACACTTTAAAAACTTGGATTAATGACGTACCCGCAGCTTACCTAATTGATGATAAAACAGATAAAGGTTTTATTGCATTACAAGTGCATAGTATTTCTGATGAGCAAAAAGATGGCACAGATATTATTTGGAAGAACATTAAAATCTTAACAGAAGATCTTTCGAAATTTTCACGAAAGAGTCCATTAAAGCCTATAATAACCAAGAATAATTTAGGTGTAGACGAAGCTAAAAATGGTTGGAAAATGCTATGGGACGGTGAAACCACTAATGGGTGGCGAGGAGCACGTTTAGATGAATTTCCAGATAATGGATGGGAAATCAATGATGGTATATTAACTGTTTTATCATCTGGCGGAGAAGAATCTGCAGCTGGCGGCGATATTGTTACCAAAGAAGTATTTGGTGATTTTGAGCTAATGCTTGATTTCAAAATAACGGAAGGCGCTAATAGTGGAATAAAATATTATGTTGATACTGATATAAATAAAGGCCCTGGTTCATCAATTGGTTTAGAATATCAAATTTTAGATGATGAAAAACACCCGGATGCAAAATTAGGAAGTCATGAAGGTAGCCGTACAGTATCCTCGCTTTATGATTTAATACAGGCCAATGTAAATAAGCCTATTAATGCCATTGGGGAATGGAATACCGCTCATATCGTATCCAAAAACAACCATGTTGAACATTGGCTAAATGGAATGAAAGTTTTGGAATATGAGCGTAGTAGTGATGACTACCGTAAATTGGTATCTGAAAGTAAGTATGCCAAATGGCCAAATTTCGGTGAAGCCGAAAAAGGACATATACTTTTACAAGACCATGGAGATGAGGTTTCTTTTAAAAACATTAAGATAAAATCAATTACTAAAGAATAA
- the msrA gene encoding peptide-methionine (S)-S-oxide reductase MsrA, with protein MKLLQIALLCSATMFATSCQSNAKKNSVSESAVQVEIEHKEIEEEIKLSPQQLSNYETAYFASGCFWCVEAIFESVKGVKEVISGYSGGKQKNPTYEDVGYGRTDHAEAVEVYYDPKEISFTQLVQVFFGSHDPTQLNRQGPDKGRQYRSIAFYKNEEQKKIINGYMQVLKDQKVYGNDLITTEVTPFTIFYKAEEYHQDYEKNNPNNSYIQNVSIPRLNRFKENFGDYLKKSAH; from the coding sequence ATGAAGTTATTACAAATTGCTTTGCTATGCTCTGCAACAATGTTTGCAACAAGTTGCCAGTCCAATGCTAAGAAAAATTCAGTTTCTGAAAGTGCTGTACAAGTAGAAATTGAACATAAAGAAATTGAAGAAGAAATTAAGTTAAGTCCACAACAATTAAGCAATTATGAAACAGCATATTTTGCTAGCGGATGCTTTTGGTGCGTAGAGGCCATATTCGAAAGTGTAAAAGGTGTTAAAGAAGTAATTTCGGGTTATTCTGGCGGTAAGCAAAAGAACCCTACTTATGAAGATGTCGGTTATGGTAGAACTGACCATGCAGAGGCTGTTGAAGTATATTACGACCCAAAAGAAATATCTTTTACACAATTAGTACAAGTTTTTTTTGGTTCACATGATCCAACCCAATTAAATAGACAAGGACCGGATAAAGGAAGGCAATATCGCTCCATAGCGTTCTATAAGAACGAAGAGCAAAAGAAGATTATAAATGGGTATATGCAAGTCCTAAAAGACCAAAAAGTATATGGCAACGACTTAATTACCACAGAAGTTACTCCATTTACCATTTTCTACAAGGCCGAAGAGTACCATCAAGATTATGAAAAGAATAACCCAAATAATTCATATATACAAAATGTATCTATACCAAGATTAAACAGGTTTAAAGAAAACTTTGGAGATTATCTAAAGAAGAGTGCCCATTAA
- a CDS encoding arylesterase, translating to MLKVLKFRYFLLALVLIGCGENPEKKQTDGSINEENATQKVVLDTDKKVILFYGNSLTAAYGLDTKEGFPNKIQQRLDSLGLAYNVINSGLSGETTSGGLNRLDWVLNQPVDIFVLELGANDGLRGIPISETMNNLQRMIDMVKKKNPETLIILAGMQIPPNMGEDYTAQFKEMYPALAESNNILLIPFLLEGVAGIPSLNLEDGIHPTAEGQKIVANNVWEILKTIVLPLQKTEVNEEVSIEALN from the coding sequence ATGTTGAAAGTATTAAAGTTTCGTTATTTTTTATTGGCTCTTGTACTAATTGGTTGTGGAGAAAACCCTGAAAAAAAGCAAACAGACGGTTCCATTAATGAAGAAAATGCCACTCAAAAAGTAGTATTGGATACCGATAAGAAAGTAATTTTGTTTTACGGCAACAGCCTAACTGCGGCGTATGGCTTAGATACCAAAGAAGGTTTCCCAAACAAAATTCAACAACGGTTAGATTCTTTAGGGTTAGCATATAATGTAATTAACTCTGGATTAAGTGGAGAAACTACCTCTGGAGGATTAAATAGATTAGATTGGGTTCTAAATCAACCAGTAGATATTTTCGTTTTAGAATTAGGCGCTAACGATGGGTTAAGAGGAATACCCATTTCAGAAACAATGAATAATCTTCAACGTATGATTGATATGGTGAAGAAAAAAAACCCTGAGACTCTTATAATTTTGGCAGGAATGCAAATACCGCCAAATATGGGTGAAGATTATACGGCACAGTTTAAGGAAATGTATCCCGCTTTAGCTGAATCTAACAATATACTATTAATTCCATTTTTATTGGAAGGAGTTGCAGGGATACCAAGTTTAAATTTGGAGGATGGAATTCACCCAACTGCCGAGGGACAAAAAATAGTCGCCAACAATGTTTGGGAAATATTAAAGACTATTGTTTTACCTCTTCAAAAGACAGAGGTAAATGAAGAAGTATCTATTGAAGCTCTTAACTAG
- a CDS encoding ABC transporter ATP-binding protein, giving the protein MTKILNVRNLKKTYTSGSKNLTVIDDISFSIEEGDTFAIVGPSGSGKTTLLGLCAGLDEINDGLIELCGEDLSMLNEDQRALLRNEKVGFIFQDFQLLPTLTALENVSVPLELQGAANATKEAMDLLAKVGLAERHNHYPSQLSGGEQQRVALARAFSNKPSILFADEPTGNLDEETGEKVIKLLFDLNAEMGTTLVIVTHDLELAKLNQHILRLKGGKIVINETTILS; this is encoded by the coding sequence ATGACAAAGATATTAAACGTACGAAATCTAAAAAAGACGTATACTAGTGGATCTAAGAATTTGACAGTTATTGATGATATTTCTTTTTCTATTGAGGAAGGTGATACTTTTGCAATAGTAGGACCTTCGGGTAGCGGAAAAACGACATTATTAGGACTTTGCGCAGGACTAGATGAAATTAATGACGGACTAATAGAACTATGTGGTGAAGATTTAAGTATGCTGAACGAAGACCAACGCGCACTTCTAAGAAATGAGAAAGTAGGATTTATTTTTCAAGATTTTCAATTACTACCAACTTTAACGGCTTTAGAGAATGTAAGTGTCCCTTTAGAATTGCAAGGTGCTGCAAATGCTACCAAAGAAGCGATGGATCTGTTGGCCAAAGTAGGACTTGCCGAACGACATAATCATTATCCTTCGCAATTATCTGGTGGCGAACAACAGCGTGTGGCATTGGCTAGAGCATTTTCAAATAAGCCTTCAATTCTTTTTGCAGATGAACCTACGGGTAATTTAGATGAAGAAACGGGTGAAAAGGTTATTAAATTGTTATTTGATCTAAATGCAGAAATGGGTACTACTTTGGTTATAGTAACCCATGATTTGGAATTGGCTAAACTTAACCAGCATATACTTCGGCTTAAAGGTGGTAAAATAGTAATTAATGAAACTACCATACTATCTTGA